One Bradyrhizobium zhanjiangense DNA segment encodes these proteins:
- a CDS encoding AtpZ/AtpI family protein, with protein MTQGTGHGENGDRDRSSEEAALSERLGSLDQRLSELRDRRSKTEQPAGDGEDGAARASAMALGFRLSSELVAGVVVGAGIGWGFDRLLSTSPFGFIVFLLLGFVAGVVNVVRTAGAGQNRRGGS; from the coding sequence ATGACACAGGGCACGGGACACGGTGAGAATGGAGATCGCGATAGATCGTCCGAGGAAGCTGCGCTTTCCGAACGGCTCGGAAGTCTTGATCAGCGGTTGTCCGAACTTCGGGACCGGCGGAGCAAGACCGAGCAACCCGCAGGTGACGGTGAAGACGGAGCGGCCAGAGCCTCGGCGATGGCGCTTGGTTTCCGGTTATCCTCGGAGTTGGTCGCCGGCGTCGTTGTCGGAGCGGGGATTGGCTGGGGGTTCGACCGCTTGCTGTCGACGTCGCCTTTCGGATTTATCGTGTTCCTGCTGCTGGGCTTCGTCGCCGGCGTGGTGAATGTGGTGAGAACGGCGGGCGCGGGTCAAAACAGGCGCGGTGGTTCTTAG
- a CDS encoding MFS transporter yields MAATADGTVRTRGMTGEERKVIFASSLGTVFEWYDFYIYGTLGAFLAKYFFSNVPPNVGFIFALLAFAAGFAVRPFGALIFGRLGDMIGRKYTFLVTMTLMGVGTFFIGLLPGYASWGLAAPIVLIGLRLIQGLALGGEYGGAATYVAEHAPQNRRGYYTSWIQTTATLGLFLALLLILGIRTAMGEEAFGDWGWRIPFLLSGVLLAVSIWIRLSLNESPVFQRMKEEGKTSKRPLTEAFGEWSNAKIAILALFGATAGEAVVWYGGQFYALFFLTQTLKVPAVPAQIMIVVALALGTPFFIIFGILSDKIGRKPIILAGFLLAMVTYFPIFKGITHFANPKLEAALAASPVTVIADPSECSFQFKATGTEKFTTGCDIAKAALVNLSVNYQNQDAPKGTAATVKIGEQTLTSTSPDFAKALPAAIKAHGYPASADPNDINYVMTTVLLWILVIYVTLVYAPIAAWLVELFPSRIRYSGMSLPYHIGNGWFGGFLPATVFAIVAATGNIYSGLWYPVAIAAMSLVIGFLFLPETKDVDIKQI; encoded by the coding sequence ATGGCTGCGACCGCGGACGGGACCGTCCGCACCCGAGGGATGACTGGCGAAGAGCGAAAGGTCATTTTCGCCTCTTCACTTGGCACCGTCTTCGAGTGGTACGATTTCTACATCTACGGCACGCTCGGCGCCTTCCTGGCAAAATACTTCTTCTCAAACGTGCCGCCGAATGTCGGCTTCATCTTCGCACTGCTCGCCTTCGCAGCCGGCTTTGCAGTCCGCCCCTTCGGCGCACTGATCTTCGGCCGGCTCGGCGACATGATCGGCCGCAAATACACGTTCCTCGTCACCATGACGCTGATGGGCGTCGGCACCTTCTTCATCGGTCTGCTGCCGGGCTATGCGAGCTGGGGCCTCGCCGCGCCGATCGTGCTGATTGGTCTGCGCCTGATCCAGGGCCTGGCACTCGGCGGTGAATATGGCGGTGCGGCGACTTACGTTGCCGAACATGCTCCGCAGAACCGGCGTGGCTATTACACGTCGTGGATTCAGACCACCGCGACGCTCGGTCTGTTTCTGGCGCTGCTGCTGATCCTCGGCATCCGCACCGCGATGGGCGAAGAGGCATTCGGCGATTGGGGTTGGCGCATTCCGTTCCTGCTCTCAGGCGTCCTGCTGGCGGTTTCGATCTGGATCCGCTTGAGCCTGAACGAGTCGCCGGTGTTCCAGCGCATGAAGGAAGAGGGCAAGACCTCGAAGCGCCCGCTCACCGAAGCCTTCGGCGAATGGAGCAATGCCAAGATCGCTATCTTGGCGCTGTTTGGCGCCACGGCCGGTGAAGCGGTGGTGTGGTACGGCGGACAGTTCTATGCCCTGTTCTTCCTCACCCAGACCCTGAAGGTACCGGCCGTGCCGGCGCAGATCATGATCGTGGTTGCGCTCGCCCTGGGCACGCCCTTCTTCATCATCTTCGGAATTTTGTCCGACAAGATCGGCCGCAAGCCGATCATCCTCGCCGGCTTCCTGCTTGCGATGGTGACCTACTTCCCGATCTTCAAGGGCATCACCCACTTCGCCAATCCGAAGCTCGAAGCAGCGCTGGCAGCCTCGCCAGTGACGGTGATCGCCGACCCCAGCGAGTGCTCGTTCCAGTTCAAGGCAACCGGCACTGAGAAGTTCACCACCGGCTGCGACATCGCCAAGGCCGCACTGGTGAACTTGTCGGTGAACTACCAGAACCAGGATGCGCCGAAGGGCACGGCGGCGACGGTCAAGATCGGCGAGCAGACGCTCACGTCCACCTCGCCCGATTTCGCCAAGGCTTTGCCCGCAGCGATCAAGGCTCATGGCTATCCGGCTTCCGCCGATCCGAACGACATCAACTATGTCATGACGACGGTCCTGCTCTGGATTCTCGTGATTTACGTGACGCTGGTCTACGCGCCGATCGCCGCCTGGCTGGTTGAGCTGTTCCCGAGCCGAATCCGCTACAGCGGCATGTCGCTGCCCTACCACATCGGCAACGGCTGGTTCGGCGGCTTCCTGCCGGCGACGGTGTTTGCGATCGTGGCTGCTACCGGGAACATCTATTCCGGCCTGTGGTACCCGGTCGCCATTGCCGCGATGAGTCTGGTGATCGGTTTCCTGTTCCTGCCGGAAACCAAGGACGTCGACATCAAGCAGATCTAG
- a CDS encoding secondary thiamine-phosphate synthase enzyme YjbQ, protein MTLGKSVTRSAPSSVQATAVTSSLLTVQTPGRGFTDLTSEAAKFIAEAHARDGALTLFIRHTSASLTIQENADPSVLADLATALSRLAPENAGWMHDTEGPDDMPAHIKTMLTGASLQVPVLNGKLALGTWQAIYLIEHRSRPHRREVVLQFVGATS, encoded by the coding sequence ATGACATTAGGCAAATCGGTAACGCGTTCGGCGCCCTCGTCGGTGCAGGCCACCGCCGTCACATCGTCGCTGCTCACCGTGCAGACGCCGGGCCGCGGCTTCACCGATCTGACCAGCGAGGCAGCCAAGTTCATCGCCGAAGCTCACGCGCGCGACGGCGCGCTGACGCTGTTTATCCGTCACACCTCGGCTTCGCTGACGATCCAGGAGAATGCCGACCCCTCCGTGCTCGCCGATCTCGCCACGGCGCTGTCCCGGCTCGCGCCGGAGAACGCCGGATGGATGCATGACACCGAGGGGCCCGACGACATGCCCGCGCATATCAAGACGATGCTGACGGGAGCCTCGCTCCAGGTCCCGGTCCTGAACGGCAAGCTCGCGCTCGGCACCTGGCAGGCGATCTATCTGATCGAGCATCGCAGCCGGCCGCATCGGCGCGAGGTGGTACTGCAGTTCGTCGGCGCGACGTCATAA